The following are from one region of the Mycolicibacterium helvum genome:
- the yczE gene encoding membrane protein YczE — protein MRPALRGVALLVGLACYGFSMAMMVRAGLGLDPWDVFHQGLTRHTPMTIGVASAVVGVVVLLAWIPLRNKPGIGTVANVIVIAITVDAGLAVLGAPESMPARVALMLAAVVLNAVATALYVGAGLGPGPRDGLMTGLVARTGISVRLVRTAIEATVLTAGWLLGGSVGVGTVIYALGIGPMVQLVLRLTPKSTLAVSGWAHIVGHPGNRDDPTPADRDECGTMVQCPTPQTRSTPTC, from the coding sequence GTGAGACCGGCGCTGCGCGGCGTCGCCCTGCTGGTCGGGCTGGCCTGCTATGGCTTCTCGATGGCCATGATGGTGCGCGCCGGACTCGGCCTGGACCCGTGGGATGTGTTCCACCAGGGCCTGACCCGGCACACCCCGATGACCATCGGGGTGGCCTCGGCGGTTGTCGGTGTCGTTGTGCTGTTGGCGTGGATCCCGTTGCGGAACAAGCCCGGCATCGGCACCGTCGCCAACGTGATCGTCATCGCGATCACTGTCGACGCCGGACTGGCCGTGCTGGGCGCCCCGGAGTCGATGCCGGCCCGCGTCGCGCTGATGCTGGCTGCGGTCGTCCTCAATGCCGTGGCCACCGCGTTGTACGTGGGCGCCGGGCTTGGGCCCGGTCCCCGCGACGGGCTGATGACGGGATTGGTTGCGCGGACCGGTATTTCGGTGCGGCTGGTGCGCACCGCCATCGAGGCGACCGTGCTGACCGCGGGCTGGCTGCTCGGCGGAAGCGTCGGCGTCGGGACCGTCATCTACGCGTTGGGGATCGGACCCATGGTGCAACTAGTGCTGCGCCTCACGCCCAAGTCGACCCTGGCCGTCAGCGGTTGGGCACACATCGTCGGACACCCGGGAAATCGCGACGACCCCACACCGGCGGATCGAGACGAATGCGGCACGATGGTGCAGTGCCCGACGCCGCAGACGAGGTCGACCCCGACCTGCTGA
- the yczR gene encoding MocR-like transcription factor YczR — protein sequence MATTMAARALDPDLLARELGNWRTSSRSGPTYQALADGLRMLIVDGRLPVGSRLPSERALADTLRVSRTTITAAYAELGDSGYLHARRGARSTIALPRTPVTAPADAPAVINLAAAALAAPASAVQEAFTEAARQSASYLQHTGHDMHGVLALRTAIAERYCARGLPTTADQIMVTSGAQHAIALILTTYVQPGDRVLVEQPTYHGVLTAIATAGARPVPVAMTADGWELDAVHAAVRQLAPTLAYLVPDNHNPTGFSMPAADRKRLSDIISETRTRTVIDETLTDVWLDEPVPPPVAASMTSRTDLVITIGSMSKSFWGGMRIGWIRAEPNVLATIRAVRPSIDLGTSVIEQLAAAWLLTERADDVLPERRDILRGRRALLLDLMTEHLPDWRPLPGTGGMSMWVQLPAPVSSAMCASASRLGVELPPGPRFGVDGTLERFVRIPFALPENELTEAVELLGRAWGSITGSAAPEARAVVI from the coding sequence ATGGCGACAACCATGGCGGCCAGGGCGCTCGACCCGGACCTTTTGGCGCGCGAATTGGGCAACTGGCGTACTTCCAGCCGCAGTGGACCCACATATCAGGCGTTGGCCGACGGACTGCGCATGCTGATCGTCGACGGCCGGCTGCCAGTCGGATCGCGCCTGCCCAGTGAACGCGCGCTGGCCGATACGCTGCGGGTCTCGCGCACCACGATCACCGCGGCCTACGCCGAATTGGGTGACAGCGGCTATCTGCATGCCCGCCGCGGCGCGCGCAGCACGATCGCGCTGCCCCGCACACCCGTGACCGCACCTGCCGATGCGCCTGCCGTCATCAATCTGGCCGCCGCGGCCCTGGCTGCACCGGCCAGCGCGGTGCAGGAGGCATTCACCGAGGCGGCCCGTCAGTCCGCGTCCTACCTGCAGCACACCGGTCATGACATGCACGGGGTGTTGGCTCTTCGTACCGCAATCGCCGAACGCTATTGCGCCAGAGGCCTTCCCACTACCGCCGACCAAATCATGGTGACCAGCGGCGCACAGCATGCGATTGCGCTGATCCTGACGACCTACGTTCAGCCCGGCGATCGAGTACTCGTTGAGCAACCCACGTATCACGGTGTGCTCACCGCGATAGCGACCGCCGGGGCGCGGCCGGTGCCCGTCGCGATGACCGCCGACGGCTGGGAACTCGACGCCGTGCACGCCGCAGTGCGCCAACTCGCCCCGACCCTGGCCTATCTGGTGCCCGACAATCACAATCCAACAGGGTTCTCGATGCCAGCCGCCGATCGCAAGCGATTATCCGACATCATCTCCGAGACCCGCACCCGCACAGTGATCGACGAGACGTTGACCGATGTCTGGCTCGACGAGCCGGTGCCCCCGCCGGTGGCCGCGTCGATGACCTCGCGCACCGACCTCGTGATCACCATCGGCTCGATGTCGAAGTCGTTCTGGGGCGGGATGCGGATCGGCTGGATCAGGGCCGAGCCGAACGTGCTGGCAACCATCCGGGCGGTTCGCCCGTCCATCGACCTGGGCACATCGGTGATCGAACAGCTCGCTGCGGCATGGCTTCTCACCGAGCGGGCCGACGACGTGCTGCCCGAACGCCGGGATATCCTGCGCGGCCGGCGCGCGCTGCTGCTCGACCTGATGACCGAGCATCTGCCTGACTGGCGTCCGCTACCTGGCACCGGCGGGATGTCGATGTGGGTGCAACTGCCCGCCCCGGTCAGTTCGGCGATGTGCGCCTCGGCATCGCGGCTGGGTGTCGAATTGCCACCCGGACCGCGTTTCGGGGTCGACGGCACCCTGGAACGTTTCGTCCGAATTCCGTTCGCACTGCCCGAGAACGAGCTGACCGAGGCCGTTGAGCTGCTCGGCCGGGCGTGGGGCAGCATCACCGGATCGGCCGCGCCTGAGGCCAGGGCCGTGGTGATCTAG
- the serB gene encoding phosphoserine phosphatase SerB, protein MTMSKVSVLITVTGVDQPGVTSALFEVLARHEVDLLNVEQVVIRGRLTLGVLVSGRADVADGAQLRDDVTDAIHRLGLDVTIEPSDDLPIIREPSTHTIVVLGRPITAAAFGVVARGAAALGVNIDFIRGVSDYPVTGLELRVSVPAGVGGELQTVLARVAAEQGLDIAVENYSLERRAKRLIVFDVDSTLIQGEVIEMLAAHAGAGEAVAAITEAAMRGELDFAESLHQRVATLAGLPAEVLDEVADQIELTPGARTTIRTLRRLGFHCGVVSGGFRQVIDPLAHELMLDFVAANELEIVDGKLTGRVIGEVVDRAGKAKALRDFARQAGVPMEQTVAVGDGANDIDMLAAAGLGVAFNAKPALREVADASLSYPYLDTVLFILGITRGEIEAADAVDGTLRRVEIPPE, encoded by the coding sequence ATGACCATGTCCAAGGTGTCGGTGCTGATCACCGTCACCGGTGTCGACCAGCCTGGGGTTACCTCGGCGCTCTTCGAAGTGCTGGCCCGCCATGAGGTGGACCTGCTCAACGTCGAGCAGGTGGTGATCCGGGGTCGTCTGACGCTGGGGGTGCTGGTTTCCGGCCGTGCCGATGTGGCCGACGGCGCACAATTGCGCGACGATGTCACCGACGCCATTCACCGGCTGGGGCTCGATGTCACGATCGAACCCAGCGACGACCTGCCGATCATCCGTGAGCCGTCCACCCACACGATCGTGGTGCTCGGGCGGCCCATCACCGCGGCGGCGTTCGGGGTGGTGGCCCGGGGGGCCGCCGCGCTCGGGGTCAACATCGACTTCATCCGCGGGGTCTCCGACTACCCGGTGACGGGGTTGGAGCTGCGGGTTTCGGTGCCTGCCGGGGTCGGTGGTGAACTGCAGACCGTGCTGGCCCGGGTGGCCGCCGAACAGGGTCTGGACATCGCCGTCGAGAACTACAGCCTGGAACGCCGGGCCAAGCGACTCATCGTGTTCGACGTCGACTCGACCCTGATTCAGGGTGAGGTCATCGAGATGCTCGCCGCCCACGCCGGCGCCGGGGAGGCCGTCGCCGCCATCACCGAAGCGGCGATGCGTGGTGAGCTGGACTTCGCCGAGTCACTGCACCAGCGGGTCGCCACCCTGGCCGGCCTGCCCGCAGAAGTGCTCGACGAGGTCGCCGACCAGATCGAGCTCACCCCTGGGGCGCGCACGACCATTAGGACGTTGCGGCGGTTGGGTTTTCATTGCGGCGTGGTCTCCGGCGGCTTCCGCCAGGTCATCGATCCGTTGGCGCACGAGCTGATGCTGGATTTCGTGGCTGCCAACGAACTGGAGATCGTGGACGGCAAGCTGACCGGCCGGGTGATCGGCGAGGTGGTCGACCGGGCCGGAAAAGCCAAGGCACTGCGCGATTTTGCGCGCCAGGCCGGGGTGCCGATGGAGCAGACGGTGGCAGTAGGGGACGGCGCCAACGACATCGACATGCTGGCCGCAGCCGGCCTTGGCGTGGCCTTCAACGCCAAGCCCGCACTGCGGGAGGTCGCCGACGCCTCGCTGAGCTATCCATACCTGGACACCGTGTTGTTCATCCTTGGCATCACCCGCGGCGAGATCGAGGCCGCCGACGCCGTCGACGGCACGCTGCGCCGGGTGGAGATTCCACCGGAGTAG
- a CDS encoding iron-siderophore ABC transporter substrate-binding protein — protein MLIGGKRSGVVMATGAVLTAVAMTVASGCSDSAKNPPPSAGSLVTSTTKIAGAGVLGNQRRPDESCAPDPARLDPAPPGPIRHAAGETTVVADPQRIVVLAGDELDALCALGLQSRIVAAAQPDGSAGQPSYLGTVIHNVPGAGTRSAPDLAAIAAAKPDLILGSQALTPQSYQALTAIAPTVFTDAPGAKWQDNLRTTGAATGRADAAGDLVGDFIEQAKQKGIANDAPHFQASIVQFTDTTMRVYGAENFPASVLADVGVDRPAAQRFTDKPYIEIGISDADLDRSADLSAADGDILYLSFASQAAKDRAPAVLDSPAWRKLSANRDNRVFVVNNEVWQTGQGIVAARGILDDLRWLNAPIN, from the coding sequence GTGCTGATCGGCGGTAAGCGTTCGGGTGTCGTGATGGCGACCGGAGCGGTGCTCACAGCAGTCGCGATGACAGTCGCCAGCGGATGCTCAGATTCGGCCAAGAATCCGCCGCCCTCAGCGGGCAGCCTCGTCACGAGCACCACCAAGATCGCCGGTGCCGGCGTCCTGGGCAATCAGCGCCGGCCCGACGAATCGTGTGCGCCCGATCCAGCCCGGCTAGACCCGGCGCCGCCAGGCCCGATCCGGCACGCCGCCGGGGAAACCACGGTGGTGGCTGACCCGCAGCGGATCGTGGTGCTCGCCGGCGACGAGCTCGACGCGTTGTGTGCGCTGGGTCTGCAGTCGCGGATCGTGGCCGCCGCCCAACCTGACGGATCGGCCGGCCAGCCTTCATATCTGGGCACCGTCATCCACAACGTGCCAGGCGCCGGCACCCGCAGCGCACCGGACCTTGCCGCGATCGCGGCCGCCAAGCCGGACCTCATCCTCGGCTCGCAGGCGCTGACGCCGCAGTCCTATCAGGCGCTCACGGCCATCGCCCCGACCGTCTTCACCGACGCGCCTGGCGCCAAATGGCAGGACAACCTGCGCACGACGGGTGCCGCGACCGGCCGCGCCGACGCCGCCGGCGATCTGGTCGGAGATTTCATCGAGCAGGCCAAGCAGAAGGGCATCGCCAACGACGCCCCACACTTCCAGGCCTCCATCGTCCAGTTCACCGACACCACGATGCGGGTCTACGGCGCCGAGAACTTCCCCGCCTCGGTGCTCGCCGACGTGGGTGTGGATCGCCCTGCCGCACAACGGTTTACCGACAAGCCATACATCGAGATCGGCATCTCCGACGCCGACCTGGACCGCTCCGCGGACCTGTCGGCCGCCGACGGCGACATCCTGTATCTGTCATTCGCCTCGCAGGCAGCCAAGGATCGCGCACCGGCAGTGTTGGACAGCCCGGCGTGGCGAAAGTTGTCGGCCAACCGCGACAACCGGGTGTTCGTCGTCAACAACGAGGTATGGCAGACCGGCCAGGGCATCGTCGCCGCACGCGGCATTCTCGACGACCTGCGCTGGCTCAACGCCCCCATCAACTGA
- a CDS encoding NUDIX hydrolase: protein MLVRDTPAGISVFLMRRHRAMEFAGGVMVFPGGGVDDRDRNSDIAWYGPGPDWWAGRFGIDEDLAEALVCAAARETFEESGVLFAGPADDPDGIVADASIYRDARGALVDRSLSFSEFLRRENLVLRADLLRPWANWVTPEEERTRRYDTYFFVGALPDGQRADGHNTEAEQAAWASPEEALEDFAEARSFLLPPTWTQLDSLAGRTVGEVLALERQIVAVQPSLAVREGNWEIEFFNSDRYNEARNRRAPQGY from the coding sequence ATGTTGGTCCGGGACACCCCGGCTGGGATCTCGGTCTTCTTGATGCGCCGGCACCGCGCGATGGAGTTCGCCGGCGGCGTGATGGTGTTCCCCGGCGGCGGGGTCGATGACCGCGACCGCAACTCCGACATCGCCTGGTACGGCCCCGGACCGGACTGGTGGGCCGGGCGGTTCGGCATCGACGAGGACCTCGCCGAAGCGCTGGTGTGCGCCGCCGCGCGGGAGACGTTCGAGGAATCCGGCGTGCTGTTCGCCGGCCCGGCCGATGATCCCGACGGCATCGTCGCCGACGCGTCGATCTACCGCGACGCCCGTGGGGCTCTGGTCGACCGCAGCCTGTCGTTCTCCGAATTCCTGCGACGGGAAAACCTGGTGCTGCGCGCTGATCTGCTGCGGCCGTGGGCCAACTGGGTGACCCCCGAAGAGGAGCGCACCCGCCGCTACGACACCTACTTCTTCGTCGGCGCCCTTCCCGACGGCCAGCGCGCCGACGGGCACAACACCGAAGCCGAGCAGGCGGCGTGGGCCAGCCCCGAAGAGGCGCTTGAGGACTTCGCCGAAGCCCGGAGTTTCCTCCTTCCCCCGACCTGGACCCAGCTGGACTCGCTGGCCGGGCGCACCGTCGGCGAGGTACTCGCCCTGGAACGCCAGATCGTTGCCGTTCAGCCCAGCCTTGCTGTCCGCGAGGGTAATTGGGAGATCGAGTTCTTCAACAGTGACCGCTACAACGAGGCCCGCAACCGCCGGGCGCCGCAGGGCTACTGA
- a CDS encoding NAD(P)-dependent alcohol dehydrogenase — MSTVTAYAATSATDPLAKTTITRREVGPHDVQFDIHFAGICHSDIHTVRGEWGGVRYPLVPGHEIAGVVTEIGPAVTKYKVGDRVGVGCFVDSCRECSSCKAGLQQYCIGSGMVGTYGSVGKDGQPTQGGYSGSIVVDENYVLRVPDALSLEAAAPLMCAGITTYSPLRHWNAGQGKRIAVVGLGGLGHMGVKLGVAMGAEVTVLSQSLKKMEDGLRLGASEYYATSDPATFKTLRNSFDVILNTVSANLDLSAYLSTLTVDGTLVELGMPEQPMVVPAPPLVSMRRHLSGSMIGGIPETQEMLDFCADNGIAPEIELIAPDYINEAYERVLASDVRYRFVIDTESLRGE; from the coding sequence ATGAGCACAGTTACCGCTTATGCCGCCACTTCCGCCACGGATCCACTGGCCAAGACCACCATCACCCGCCGCGAGGTGGGCCCCCATGACGTTCAGTTCGACATCCACTTCGCGGGCATCTGCCACTCCGACATTCACACCGTGCGCGGCGAATGGGGTGGCGTCCGTTACCCGTTGGTACCCGGCCACGAAATCGCCGGTGTGGTAACCGAAATCGGACCCGCCGTCACCAAATACAAAGTGGGCGACCGGGTTGGGGTCGGCTGCTTCGTCGACTCCTGCCGCGAATGCTCCAGCTGTAAGGCCGGTCTGCAGCAATACTGCATTGGCTCCGGCATGGTCGGAACCTACGGCTCGGTAGGCAAGGACGGACAACCCACCCAGGGTGGTTACAGCGGCAGCATCGTCGTCGATGAGAACTACGTCCTGCGTGTCCCCGACGCGCTCTCGCTTGAGGCGGCCGCGCCGCTGATGTGTGCTGGCATCACCACGTACTCACCCCTGCGGCACTGGAATGCCGGACAGGGCAAGCGAATTGCCGTGGTTGGCCTGGGTGGCCTCGGCCACATGGGGGTCAAGCTCGGCGTGGCGATGGGCGCCGAGGTGACGGTCCTGTCGCAGTCGTTGAAGAAGATGGAGGACGGTCTGCGGCTCGGCGCCAGCGAGTACTACGCGACGAGCGATCCCGCGACCTTCAAGACGCTGCGCAACTCGTTTGACGTGATCCTCAACACGGTGTCGGCCAACCTGGACCTGAGCGCCTACCTGAGCACGCTGACGGTCGACGGCACGCTCGTCGAGTTGGGCATGCCTGAGCAACCGATGGTGGTGCCGGCACCGCCGCTGGTCAGCATGCGCCGGCATCTGTCGGGGTCGATGATCGGCGGGATCCCCGAAACGCAGGAGATGCTGGACTTCTGTGCCGACAACGGCATCGCGCCCGAGATCGAGCTGATCGCGCCCGACTACATCAACGAGGCTTACGAGCGGGTGCTGGCCAGCGACGTGCGGTACCGCTTCGTCATCGACACCGAGTCGCTGCGCGGCGAGTAG
- the ctaD gene encoding aa3-type cytochrome oxidase subunit I, which yields MPARMGPKGNLIYKMVTTTDHKLIGIMYCVACFIFFFLGGLMALFIRAELAVPGLQFLSNEQYNQLFTMHGTAMLLFYATPIVFGFANLVLPLQIGAPDVAFPRLNALSFWLFVFGALIALAGFITPGGAADFGWTAYTPLSDAMHSPGAGGDLWILGLAVGGLGTILGAVNMITTVVCMRAPGMTMFRMPIFTWNIFVTSILVLVAFPLLTAALFGLAADRHLGAHIYDPANGGTMLFQHLFWFFGHPEVYIIALPFFGIVSEIFPVFARKPIFGYTTLIYATISIAALSVAVWAHHMYVTGAVLLPFFSFMTFLIAVPTGIKFFNWIGTMWKGRLTFETPMLFSIGFLVTFLLGGLSGVLLASPPIDFHVSDSYFVIAHFHYVLFGTIVFATYAGIYFWFPKMTGRLLDERLGKLHFWLTFIGFHTTFLVQHWLGNEGMPRRYADYLPSDGFETLNIVSTIGAFILGVSVLPFVWNVFKSWRYGEVVTVDDPWGYGNSLEWATSCPPPRHNFTELPRIRSERPAFELHYPHMIERMRAEAHVGRAHGPDDGDVTRLDDEHVRT from the coding sequence ATGCCTGCGCGGATGGGTCCCAAGGGCAACCTGATCTACAAGATGGTGACCACGACCGATCACAAGTTGATCGGCATCATGTACTGCGTCGCCTGCTTCATCTTCTTCTTCCTCGGCGGCTTGATGGCGTTGTTCATTCGCGCCGAGCTGGCGGTGCCGGGCCTGCAGTTCCTGTCCAATGAGCAGTACAACCAGCTGTTCACCATGCACGGCACGGCGATGCTGCTGTTCTATGCGACCCCGATCGTGTTCGGGTTCGCCAACCTGGTCCTGCCGTTGCAGATCGGTGCCCCCGACGTCGCCTTCCCGCGGCTGAACGCGCTGTCGTTCTGGCTGTTCGTGTTCGGCGCCTTGATCGCGCTGGCCGGGTTCATCACCCCTGGCGGTGCCGCCGACTTCGGCTGGACGGCCTACACCCCGCTCTCGGATGCGATGCACAGTCCCGGCGCTGGTGGTGACCTGTGGATCCTCGGTCTGGCCGTGGGCGGTCTCGGCACCATCCTCGGTGCGGTCAACATGATCACCACCGTGGTCTGCATGCGCGCTCCCGGTATGACGATGTTCCGGATGCCGATCTTCACCTGGAACATCTTCGTGACGTCGATCCTGGTGCTGGTGGCCTTCCCGCTGCTGACCGCCGCGCTGTTCGGCCTGGCCGCTGACCGTCATCTCGGTGCGCACATCTACGACCCGGCCAACGGCGGGACGATGCTGTTCCAGCACTTGTTCTGGTTCTTCGGGCACCCCGAGGTGTACATCATCGCGTTGCCGTTCTTCGGGATCGTCTCCGAGATCTTCCCGGTGTTCGCCCGTAAGCCGATCTTCGGCTACACCACCCTGATCTACGCCACGATCAGCATCGCGGCGCTGTCGGTGGCCGTGTGGGCCCACCACATGTACGTCACGGGTGCTGTGCTGCTGCCGTTCTTCAGCTTCATGACGTTCCTGATCGCGGTGCCCACCGGCATCAAGTTCTTCAACTGGATCGGCACCATGTGGAAGGGCCGGCTGACCTTCGAGACGCCGATGCTGTTCTCCATCGGCTTCCTGGTGACGTTCCTGCTCGGTGGCCTGTCCGGCGTGCTGCTGGCCAGCCCGCCCATCGACTTCCACGTCAGTGACAGCTACTTCGTGATCGCGCACTTCCATTACGTGCTGTTCGGCACCATCGTGTTCGCCACCTACGCCGGCATCTACTTCTGGTTCCCGAAGATGACCGGGCGGCTGCTCGACGAACGACTGGGCAAGCTGCACTTCTGGCTGACCTTCATCGGCTTCCACACCACGTTCCTGGTGCAGCACTGGCTCGGTAACGAGGGCATGCCCCGCCGCTATGCCGACTACCTGCCCTCGGACGGCTTCGAGACACTGAACATCGTGTCGACGATCGGCGCGTTCATTCTTGGTGTGTCGGTGCTGCCGTTCGTCTGGAACGTCTTCAAGAGCTGGCGCTACGGCGAGGTCGTCACCGTCGACGATCCCTGGGGCTACGGCAACTCGCTGGAGTGGGCCACCTCCTGCCCGCCGCCGCGGCACAACTTCACCGAGCTGCCCCGGATCCGTTCAGAGCGGCCCGCGTTCGAACTGCACTACCCGCACATGATCGAGCGGATGCGCGCCGAGGCTCACGTTGGTCGTGCGCACGGTCCCGATGACGGTGACGTGACGCGACTCGATGACGAGCACGTCCGGACCTAG
- a CDS encoding YciI family protein, which yields MFHVLTITYNKPLDVIEQTRAAHLAWLNDEVAAGRLLLAGRLDSGAGGVLITADISVEDAQHMIDNDPYTLAGVVSYQRSSFNGGIRAAGL from the coding sequence GTGTTCCATGTGCTGACAATCACCTACAACAAGCCACTCGATGTCATCGAGCAGACCCGGGCCGCCCATCTGGCCTGGCTGAACGACGAGGTCGCCGCGGGTCGCCTGCTGCTGGCCGGCCGTCTGGATTCCGGTGCCGGCGGCGTCCTGATCACCGCGGACATCAGCGTCGAGGACGCCCAGCACATGATCGACAACGATCCCTACACGCTGGCCGGAGTCGTCAGCTACCAGCGCTCGTCCTTCAACGGCGGAATTCGCGCAGCCGGGTTATAA
- a CDS encoding ABC transporter ATP-binding protein — MRHDGAVPDAADEVDPDLLIDFRRVSLRRGGQVLVGPVTWQVELDERWVVIGPNGAGKTSLLRIAAAMEHPSSGTAHVLGERLGRTDMAELRQRVGLSSSALSQRVPDDEVVRDLVVSAGYAVLGRWRETYEDVDYGRAVDTLESVGAEHLAERTYGTLSEGERKRVLIARALMTDPELLLLDEPAAGLDLGGREELVARLGDLAADPDAPALVLVTHHVEEIPPGFSHALILSEGQVVAGGLLHDTLTAENLSTAFGQSIALDIIDGRYFARRVRSRAAHRRRL, encoded by the coding sequence ATGCGGCACGATGGTGCAGTGCCCGACGCCGCAGACGAGGTCGACCCCGACCTGCTGATCGACTTCCGGAGAGTATCGCTGCGCCGCGGGGGACAGGTCCTCGTCGGGCCCGTCACCTGGCAGGTCGAACTCGACGAACGCTGGGTGGTGATCGGCCCGAACGGCGCGGGCAAAACCTCGCTGCTGCGCATCGCGGCCGCGATGGAGCATCCGTCGTCCGGTACCGCTCACGTGCTCGGCGAGCGACTGGGCCGCACCGATATGGCCGAGTTGCGCCAGCGGGTCGGGCTCAGCAGCTCGGCGCTTTCGCAGCGGGTGCCCGACGACGAGGTGGTCCGCGATCTCGTCGTCTCGGCCGGCTATGCCGTGCTGGGCCGCTGGCGGGAGACCTACGAGGACGTCGACTACGGCCGAGCCGTCGACACGCTGGAGAGCGTCGGCGCCGAACACTTGGCCGAACGTACCTACGGCACCCTCTCGGAAGGCGAACGCAAGCGGGTGCTCATCGCGCGTGCGCTGATGACCGACCCCGAGCTACTCCTACTCGATGAACCCGCCGCCGGCCTGGACCTCGGCGGCCGTGAGGAATTGGTGGCCCGCCTTGGCGACCTGGCCGCCGATCCCGATGCGCCGGCGCTGGTGCTGGTCACCCACCACGTGGAGGAGATCCCGCCCGGCTTCAGCCATGCCCTGATCCTGTCCGAGGGCCAGGTGGTCGCCGGCGGGCTGCTGCATGACACCCTGACTGCGGAGAACCTGTCCACGGCGTTCGGGCAATCGATCGCGCTGGACATCATCGACGGCCGCTACTTCGCCCGGCGCGTACGCAGTCGCGCGGCCCACAGGAGGCGCTTGTGA